The nucleotide window CGTGTCGGAGACGAAAGCTGGTCGTTTCATGGCTTGTAAACGAGGCAGGCATCGAAAGGTTCCCAAGGGGCTTTCCATCGGGAGACGCCTTGCGTCCGGCGGGTCTCCGCCACATCTGTGCATTCAAGGGAACCCGCGCGCCGCGTTGCGCATTGAGCAGGGTCTGAACAGGAGCGCGAGTTTCATGGCCACAGAGAGCCCGGCCCGCCCGGTGGGAGAAATCGTAGATCGGCTGGACAGCGCGACGAACCAGCCCTCGCTCAGCGTGCATGACCTGCTGGAGGAGTTCGGGGAAAGCTCGTTCCTGCCGGCGCTGATGGTGCCGGCGCTGCTCACGGTCTCGCCGCTCTCGGGCATCCCGCTGTTTTCGACCGTCTGCGGTCTGACCATCGCCTTCATCGCGGGCCAGATGCTTCTGCGCCGGAGCCACCTGTGGCTGCCCGGTTTCATAATGCGACGCCGCATCGACGGCCCCAGGGCCCGCACGGCGGTGTCGAAGCTGAGGCGCCTCAGCGACTGGCTCGACCGTCACTCACGCCAGCGGTTCCGGGTGCTCACCGTGCCGCCGTTCCGGCAGTGGCTCTACCTGCTTTGCTTTCTTTGCGGCGCGGCGATGCCGTTCCTGGAACTCGTGCCGTTCTCGTCGTCGCTGCTCGGCACCGCCGTGATGATCATGGCGACGGCACTTCTGGCGCGGGACGGGCTGCTGGCGCTCATCGGCAGTGTCGTGATCGGCGCCGTGGCGATCGGCGTTCCGCTCTTCGCCTTCGGCGTAATCTGAGCCTCGCGACGACC belongs to Salipiger profundus and includes:
- a CDS encoding exopolysaccharide biosynthesis protein — protein: MATESPARPVGEIVDRLDSATNQPSLSVHDLLEEFGESSFLPALMVPALLTVSPLSGIPLFSTVCGLTIAFIAGQMLLRRSHLWLPGFIMRRRIDGPRARTAVSKLRRLSDWLDRHSRQRFRVLTVPPFRQWLYLLCFLCGAAMPFLELVPFSSSLLGTAVMIMATALLARDGLLALIGSVVIGAVAIGVPLFAFGVI